The Nicotiana tomentosiformis chromosome 2, ASM39032v3, whole genome shotgun sequence genome includes the window GGTTCACTATACCTGAGTTAATatgaatataaatatttaatatttggAAAAAGGTCGTAATATAAAGCAAAGCAGTTTTTACCTAAAAAATTATTACCCAGTAGGTTATGCACAAAACAAAGCATCAGATATGGTGCTTCCCCTCAGAGATCAGGAATGACCCGAAGCACGGAGCTCACAGTTTTCTAACCTGCAAAACATACCGCTCTGcttaaattttcaaaaaagaCAAATCTTGTAACTAATTCAACCCATCCGCGGCGTAAGATCTTCTCCGCCCCGCACCATTGCCATCTTTATGAGGGAGCAGCTAATTCAACTAGTTCAGAAAGCACTTGTTCACTAGGTTTTAACGCCAAATAGCCAGATAGTAAGAAAACAAAGGCCAGAAGTAGTAGTACACCCTTTCCTCCTGGAAAGATGGTAAAACATCGTATtggtaaaacataaaaataaggaACTGTATCAGCAACTATAAGCACATTCCCAACTGCCGGATGACGGATGGCTAAATTCATGGTAAGGAACATGAGCAATTTCTTTGAACTTCATTAGGCTGTTGTGATCCTTTGTCATATCTTAGTAATAAGAAAGAAGATAGAGAAATAGGCACAAACTACCAAGCTTCAATTTGGTATAACGCCAAATCAAAAATAGAAGTTAAAACACATACATACCATAGCCATGACACCTCCCACACAATACATAGTAATTCCCTTGTTTTCAATTTCTTTTACATTCTTGGAGGGACATTGAATACAATACAAAATACGTAATAagacacacacacaaaaaaaagaagaaaaaacaacGAGCATCAACTCCATTATTTAAACTCATCCAGTCATCATTCACGAGCCAACATATCCTGCAATTATATTATTTAGggaaaaattaattaatataaatgcatgaaaaaaaTATGTGTAAAATTATTGGGATGAAAGCTGATAGTAGCATCCAGTATTGCTTGTTAACTGAGAAGTAAATGACATCTAGCTTAATGAAAATAGGTTTGGTACTGAATCACTAGGTAATAATAAAGTTTATGAGAATGTTCTATAAAGAACACATCTTTCCTACATAAGTTTTGGTTTTTTTGGTCGCACAAACAGTAGGGGATGATGGCGCTTGGTGATAAGGTACTGTGGGAGGGTAGCTATGTTCGTGAAAGAGTATCAGATATAATAAGACAGAGAATTTCTAGTTAAAGCATCTTAAGGCTTATGGTACTGAATCACTAGGTAATAATAAAGTTTATGAGAATGTTCTATAAAGAACACATCTTTCCTACATAAGTTTTGGTTTTTTGGTCGCACAAACAGTAGGGGATGATGGCGCTTGGTGATAAGGCACTGTGGGAGGGTAGCTATGTTGGTGAAAGAGTATCAGATATAATAAGACATAGAATTTCTAGTTAAAGCATCTTAAGGCTTATGGACCTAAGACTACTAAACACAGGAAATATTTcgttggaaaaataattttcgtGAAAGTAATTTATATCAAACAACATGGAGGCTAAGTGTGAGAGAAAATCTTGCAAAaagaaaacagaaaaaaaaatcaaTGGCCTTAAGGGTGAGGATGGCTAAACTTTAAATGGAATATAAACTTGAAGACAAGGAAGAGAGAGGAATTCAGGTTCTAGGCTTTCCAAgcaaaaaaatcattttttgcACGACGTTGCAAGACTTACAGTAGGGAACGATCTTCCAATGTTGGTTCCGGTTGTCTCCTTTCCACCATTCCCAGAGAGCAACAATGGTCCCGTCACGGACACCTCCATGTTCTTTATCAGCATTCCATGCATCTAGATTGAGGCGAATGTTATTAACCATCCTAACTGCTCGATAACCATCACTCACGTCCCTGCTCTCTGTCCACAAGACTGATGCATCAAGAACATCAGGGTCGTAAGGGATGAGCTGCACCTGTAAAGGAATTTTAATAGGAATGTAACTTTCACCTTCCCAGTCAAAAGCCATGTAACATTAGTAAGGCAGGGCCCTTGAACATCAGTGTGTTCATTACCTTCAAGCATATGTAAATTCCATTCTCATGCATTTGCAACAATCAAGGTGCATGGAGCAAGGCTAATATTAGTTGAAATCACATATAGTACTAAAATAGGCAACATGACAATAGCAATTCACATCACAAAGAATCAAGTTTAAGATGCAAATACTTCTTGTATAAACCCAAGCCACAAACGTCTATGTTTCACTAATTTCCTCTTAGCAACTTTAAGGTTTTCTGCAGTTATTGAATTCAAAAATTAAACTCAACTTGGTCATGAGGTCTCTAGTTCTGATTTCACCCATAGCCTCAGCTTATCTCACAACCATTGCACATTATTTCTTAATTGAAGAGAGTGCATATACTGTAGGAGAAAATAGTAGATGAACTAAAGCTAGAGCTAGTATGAAACTGCTTCCAACTATTCTCTCTACAACATGGTCAAACTGGTGTAATGAGGGTGTTGCAGTGAATCAGCATACATACTTGGACGAAGAAATCATCCATGTACTGGAATCAGCATGGAACAATATTGCTCTGCTTTAGTTCTATTTTGATCCTAATTGCTCGAActcgggtgcggatctagaggtcggctTCTTCATCATATGAATTTTAGAATTCGGGGGTATGGATCCGAGTGCGAATACGGGTGCTTGGATACGGCTAATGTATGCATGTTACGACATTTATAAGTATATGTTTCTATTAATTAAAGTTAGTGAACAAAGACTAAGAGTAAAGTTTAATTCTTTATAAACACCTAATAAATTCTTCACAAGATATCTCATAAAATAGCAAAGCATTCTCATATTTTATATAACCATATATATGACATAAACCCACAAAATCAAACCAGATACCCCATCAATCGATACTCCTCGGCCATAGATATAGTCAAAGCACCCACGGTAAGTTGTCCAAATCCAGTGTAGATTCTACACCTACACCCATGTAGTGTCGACATGGGTGCGGCGAGGATTTTCAGGAGTCACGCAACATAGCTTTAGATAAAAATAATGCACACATAATCATCATTACCATATTTTCCTTTTTAAAGAGTAAATTCCAATTAATAATAAATGCTCAATAGTGTTTTAACTTCTAGATACTTGTTTAATTTCTAGCTTATGCTCATTACCAATAGACTATAAGTTATGCAAGTTGAAGATCTCATCTATCTAGCCATGCTATGAATAAATCAAAGAGAAATAGTGAAACTTATGAAGCCGTTTTGCGATGATATGGCCTTTGTACAAAAAGTGGTGCTTCCTGATTTAGCAAGACAAAATGTCCATTTCTTCTTGGCACCTAAAATCCATACTATTATGTTTGTCATTTACAAACCCCTCCACCTCCTTTTTTTGTGGATAAAATCAGCCCGTTTTGTATATAGACAGATCAGTACTGATGCCAAGAATTAAGATATTTTCAGGGGTTAGCCGTACTTCTGGAGGGCACCTAAAATCCAAAAAACCATTAATTAAAAAAAACACTTCAGTCTACATATTGGGTTAAACTTTCCTTCAGAACATATAAGGTTTCTCTCCCCCCATAGTGTCCAAACGATGCATACTTGAATCATACTTGAATCCTATACTTCTAAAAGAAGTCATAACTGAGCATCTCAAAAGATCCATTTCTCTGATTTCTCTAGCCAATCTGTGAAAAATTCATAGTATGCATCATTTGCAAGTCATAGCATTTGTATTAGGTGGAAATCTCTAATATCCTTTTCCAGGATAAAGTAATGGGTTGGCTATCAAGGTTTAACAATTCATTCAATAACAAACAAATATCTACTTTATTTTTCAGATATGGTCAACAAAATATAGAACATACAGGGTGAGAGGCGCCAATAGAGTGTTTCATGGCCAGTCCTGCAGCTTTATTAACCAGAGCAAAGCTTGGAAACCCCTCTTCATCCTTCACTTTAGTGCTGTACTTCTCATCTTTATACCAGTGCTGCAAACAAATTCACACAGAAAAAATTACATCATATTCACAGAAAACAAGcaacaaaattcaaaaacaggaaaaaagaaaaagaaaaaggacctACTTGAAAAGGATCGGATGGATCAGAAGAAGCAAGAACGACTTTGCCGTCACGGATAGTGAGAGAGTAATTGGGATCAGCCTTTGTATAAACCCTAAATGAAGGCTTATCGATGAGCTCTGGATGTGGTGAGGTCTCATGGTGGAAGAATGAAGGCACATGTGGTTGAAAACGATGATGATCATGATGACGATGAACAGTCTCACTCTCACTCTCGTGAGACACGTGTTCGACGGAGGAATAACTAGGTGGTTGCGGTGGTGGTGGGCCCTCATAACAAGGCGGTGGACGATTATAAGATCCACCATAGTTCTCCTCCATTCGCGGAGGCGGATAATTAGTACGACCATAACTATCCTCCATTGACGGCGGAGGATAATTAGTCCGGCCATAATCATCCTCCATAGGTGGCGGTGGCGGATAATGAGGACGACTATAATTAGGCTCCATCGGTGGTGGTCCACCTACATGGGAAGTGTGATAGACATGGGTAACTTGAGGCGGTGGTGGTTCGTCGTAGGCTGACGGTGGTGATCGTCGTCCGGGAGGTGGAAATTCTTCTCCACCGTCGTCGTCGCGACGGTGGTGGTGGTGTCCAAAAGGAAATTCCATTATGACAAAATTAGGGCAGTCTGAAGTCTAAACTTACGACTTTTATTCAGTTCTTTATATTGGCTTTTGTTACGTGTGTTTTCCTAATTTATGGTATTGTATTGTACATACAAACAAAAATTATTGTATGAAAAAAAtaggataaaaaataaaatataattatttaataataaataaaaataaaataaaagaaaagaaagtaagaTAATAATGTTACCACAAAAAATTCCTCATACATTAGTAATTTGACACTCTGAATCCGATGCTGAAAACAATAGAAGTATGAACACGCGttgttaaataaaatataaaatatatattttaaacatACACTCGTGAACGTTTGCTTGCTGAGAGGGTATTTTGGTAAATTCATATGGACTAGTTTAGTTTGATTGGTCCAAAAAATCAATTATTGTGGATGCTTTAACAGTTTTTGGCTTGCGTAGACGCTTTTGCCCGTGCTATCGTGTATGTTTACAATGGGCTCATTTCAATTGATCATTGTGGCTGACAAGTGCACTCTCTCGGTGGGCCCCCTTTCTATCTGTGATTGAACTGAACGTTGAAAA containing:
- the LOC104088539 gene encoding ricin B-like lectin EULS3 isoform X2; this translates as MEFPFGHHHHRRDDDGGEEFPPPGRRSPPSAYDEPPPPQVTHVYHTSHVGGPPPMEPNYSRPHYPPPPPMEDDYGRTNYPPPSMEDSYGRTNYPPPRMEENYGGSYNRPPPCYEGPPPPQPPSYSSVEHVSHESESETVHRHHDHHRFQPHVPSFFHHETSPHPELIDKPSFRVYTKADPNYSLTIRDGKVVLASSDPSDPFQHWYKDEKYSTKVKDEEGFPSFALVNKAAGLAMKHSIGASHPVQLIPYDPDVLDASVLWTESRDVSDGYRAVRMVNNIRLNLDAWNADKEHGGVRDGTIVALWEWWKGDNRNQHWKIVPY
- the LOC104088539 gene encoding ricin B-like lectin EULS3 isoform X1: MEFPFGHHHHRRDDDGGEEFPPPGRRSPPSAYDEPPPPQVTHVYHTSHVGGPPPMEPNYSRPHYPPPPPMEDDYGRTNYPPPSMEDSYGRTNYPPPRMEENYGGSYNRPPPCYEGPPPPQPPSYSSVEHVSHESESETVHRHHDHHRFQPHVPSFFHHETSPHPELIDKPSFRVYTKADPNYSLTIRDGKVVLASSDPSDPFQHWYKDEKYSTKVKDEEGFPSFALVNKAAGLAMKHSIGASHPVQLIPYDPDVLDASVLWTESRDVSDGYRAVRMVNNIRLNLDAWNADKEHGGVRDGTIVALWEWWKGDNRNQHWKIVPYCKSCNDMLARE